From one Pseudactinotalea sp. HY158 genomic stretch:
- a CDS encoding serine/threonine-protein kinase, with protein sequence MSRRRPTSTPPTLAGHTYEQLIGTGGFSDVFRYRQHLPSRLVAVKVLLTDATDAQARHQFVAEANLMAQLSAHPSIVTIHHADIASDNRPYLVMEYCPRPNLAARYKSERIAVPEALRIGIRLAGAVETAHRAGILHRDIKPANVLTTDYGWPALTDFGISVAAQVPDDIATGMSIPWAAPEFFDDDTPRGPGGDTYALAATIYTIIAGRSPFERPGGPNTALDLMARIQRDPVPELAGPDVPVALDTVLRRAMAKRAGDRFASVAEFGRSLQRIEEELHLAHTPLDLPDTSRLVSEADEDQRTRARPIRSISAAASPATARGFAPAGGSQAQQPTRARGVPAIDPAADAPVTPDAPPPPAGGRRRRWPAYAVSAGIVVAVVAVAVSGVLGSPDAPATPEPTLAPPTVEHVPAPDPPSDLRATDVEENADGGAAVTFAWTAAPGYTGDYVWQVVGTNESARIDEPTLAIDRESGSVVCIEVASVNDRGVLSRFEQACG encoded by the coding sequence ATGAGCCGGAGACGGCCGACCTCGACGCCGCCGACCCTCGCCGGTCACACCTACGAGCAGCTCATCGGGACCGGGGGCTTCTCCGACGTCTTCCGTTACCGTCAGCACCTCCCGAGCCGGCTCGTGGCGGTCAAGGTGCTCCTCACCGACGCCACCGACGCCCAGGCGCGCCACCAGTTCGTGGCCGAGGCGAACCTCATGGCCCAGCTCTCGGCGCATCCCTCGATCGTGACGATCCACCACGCCGACATCGCCTCGGACAATCGCCCGTACCTGGTGATGGAGTACTGCCCGCGGCCGAACCTCGCCGCCCGGTACAAGTCGGAGCGCATCGCGGTGCCCGAGGCGCTGCGGATCGGCATCCGGCTCGCCGGCGCCGTCGAGACCGCCCACCGGGCCGGGATCCTGCACCGCGACATCAAGCCGGCGAACGTGCTCACGACCGACTACGGGTGGCCCGCGCTCACGGACTTCGGCATCTCGGTCGCCGCGCAGGTTCCCGACGACATCGCCACCGGCATGTCGATCCCGTGGGCCGCCCCCGAGTTCTTCGACGACGACACCCCCCGGGGCCCGGGCGGGGACACCTACGCCCTCGCCGCGACCATCTACACGATCATCGCCGGGCGCTCACCCTTCGAACGGCCGGGCGGGCCGAACACGGCCCTCGATCTCATGGCACGGATCCAGCGGGATCCGGTGCCGGAGCTTGCGGGACCGGACGTGCCGGTCGCGCTCGATACCGTGCTGCGGCGGGCCATGGCCAAGCGGGCGGGGGACCGGTTCGCATCGGTGGCCGAGTTCGGCCGCAGCCTCCAGCGGATCGAGGAGGAACTCCACCTCGCCCACACCCCGCTCGACCTGCCGGACACCTCCCGGCTCGTCTCCGAGGCGGACGAGGACCAGCGCACCCGGGCCCGGCCGATCCGCAGCATCTCCGCGGCGGCGTCCCCGGCCACGGCCCGGGGCTTCGCGCCGGCCGGCGGCTCCCAGGCGCAGCAGCCGACACGGGCGCGCGGGGTGCCCGCCATCGACCCGGCGGCGGATGCTCCGGTCACTCCGGACGCGCCCCCGCCGCCGGCCGGGGGGCGTCGACGCCGCTGGCCTGCCTACGCGGTCTCCGCGGGAATCGTCGTGGCGGTCGTGGCCGTGGCCGTCTCGGGCGTGCTCGGCTCCCCGGATGCGCCCGCGACCCCGGAGCCGACCCTCGCGCCGCCGACCGTGGAGCACGTGCCCGCCCCCGACCCCCCGAGCGACCTGCGGGCCACGGACGTCGAGGAGAATGCGGACGGCGGGGCGGCCGTCACGTTCGCATGGACCGCGGCCCCGGGATATACGGGCGATTACGTATGGCAGGTCGTGGGCACGAACGAATCGGCGCGGATCGACGAGCCGACGCTCGCGATCGACCGGGAATCCGGTAGCGTGGTGTGCATAGAGGTGGCATCCGTCAACGATCGAGGCGTCCTGTCGCGCTTCGAACAGGCCTGTGGATAG